In one window of Desulfobulbaceae bacterium DNA:
- a CDS encoding HDOD domain-containing protein yields the protein MEEVRRQEFRTALRKTKNLPTLPGIIAKLCKMAEDPDISTEQMGKVISQDYVLSAKLLKLVNSAFYGFPQRISSISSAIILLGFNVVKSLIISASIFEVMEAQDVELWQHSLGCAVVCNVIATRLGVKDPEEVSTAGLIHDIGKMAIKMELPDEYQMINRLMRDRGISMRQAEMEVLGLDHAEAGGWLASGWNLPKKLIEPVTCHHDPRLAHEEQLASSIIHFGDIMIRGLGYGHAGDKKVPMLSKRAWEFLNFSPTDIDEIFNQVEEKLWDVKGFSLEINADEIIQVRD from the coding sequence ATGGAAGAGGTCAGACGTCAGGAATTTCGGACCGCGTTGCGCAAGACGAAGAATCTGCCGACTCTGCCGGGGATAATTGCCAAGTTGTGCAAGATGGCTGAAGATCCGGACATCTCTACCGAGCAGATGGGCAAGGTTATCAGCCAGGACTATGTTTTGTCGGCCAAACTATTGAAATTAGTCAATTCTGCCTTTTACGGTTTTCCTCAGCGGATCAGCTCAATCAGCAGCGCCATTATTCTTCTGGGCTTCAATGTGGTAAAGAGTCTGATCATCAGCGCTTCGATTTTTGAGGTGATGGAGGCTCAGGATGTTGAGTTATGGCAACACTCCTTGGGTTGTGCCGTGGTGTGCAATGTCATCGCCACCCGGCTCGGAGTCAAGGACCCGGAAGAGGTCAGTACCGCCGGGCTGATCCACGATATTGGCAAGATGGCGATTAAAATGGAACTTCCCGACGAGTATCAGATGATTAATCGTCTGATGCGGGATCGGGGAATATCCATGCGCCAGGCCGAGATGGAGGTGTTGGGGCTTGATCACGCCGAGGCCGGCGGTTGGCTGGCGAGTGGCTGGAACCTACCTAAGAAACTGATTGAGCCGGTGACCTGTCATCATGACCCTCGCCTGGCCCATGAAGAGCAGTTGGCCAGTTCCATTATTCATTTTGGCGATATTATGATCCGTGGCCTTGGCTATGGTCATGCCGGTGATAAAAAAGTGCCGATGCTGAGTAAGCGTGCCTGGGAGTTTCTTAATTTCAGTCCGACTGATATTGATGAGATCTTTAACCAGGTCGAGGAAAAGCTTTGGGATGTCAAGGGGTTCAGTCTGGAGATCAACGCTGACGAAATTATTCAGGTCAGAGATTAA